A region of Lycium barbarum isolate Lr01 chromosome 1, ASM1917538v2, whole genome shotgun sequence DNA encodes the following proteins:
- the LOC132611422 gene encoding uncharacterized protein LOC132611422: MVNKYKVDMVAISEPMVNKNKVEGYKRYLGFNQCLVNSNGQIWCFWRNNCTVDNIQIHDQLVTFKFQQNGSNHDYYVTIVYAKCTAAKRMDLWHNLEDLDNSITSPWLGSDHRPMLLKCFNDNSVGIKYFKFLDFWIDQDDFKTLVAKEWQVEVDGNPMWRLQQKLKNLGRRLSKWSIEEIGDVNENADEWEAKMEFLEEMDLIDNSKTSREELNKGHAEYVYWLNKQESILKQKSHIRWFEEGERNTKYFHAVIIERRRKLEISRIMNNKGNWISGEDKIANKPVRYFEKLFNLRESNVDPQILDCIPECITDDNNNYMMSCSEEEEIKDVVFNMSTDSAAGPDRYSRIFYYCCWDIITREVVEFVQFFFIKGKLTKFFSTLFWFLSLK, from the exons ATGGTTAATAAATACAAAGTTGACATGGTTGCTATCTCTGAACCAATGGTTAACAAAAACAAGGTGGAAGGTTACAAAAGATACTTGGGATTCAATCAGTGTCTTGTTAACAGCAATGGGCAAATATGGTGTTTTTGGAGGAATAATTGCACCGTTGATAACATTCAAATTCATGATCAGTTGGTTACTTTTAAATTCCAACAGAATGGTTCAAATCATGATTATTATGTGACTATTGTGTATGCTAAATGCACAGCAGCTAAAAGAATGGATCTTTGGCACAACCTTGAAGACTTAGACAATTCTATAACTAGCCCATG GTTAGGGTCTGACCACAGACCAATGCTGCTTAAATGTTTCAATGATAACTCAGTTGgaattaaatatttcaagttcttAGATTTTTGGATAGATCAAGACGATTTCAAAACTCTTGTAGCTAAAGAATGGCAAGTTGAGGTAGATGGAAACCCTATGTGGAGACTGCAACAAAAGTTAAAGAATCTTGGGAGAAGATTGTCAAAATGGTCTATAGAAGAGATTGGGGATGTTAATGAGAATGCTGATGAATGGGAAGCTAAAATGGAGTTTTTGGAGGAAATGGACTTAATTGATAACTCTAAGACTAGTAGAGAAGAATTGAATAAAGGTCATGCTGAATATGTGTACTGGCTAAATAAGCAGGAGAGTATTTTAAAACAAAAGTCTCATATCAGATGGTTTGAGGAAGGGGAAAGGAATACTAAGTATTTTCATGCTGTAATCATAGAAAGAAGAAGGAAACTCGAAATCAGTAGAATTATGAACAACAAAGGTAACTGGATCTCTGGGGAAGACAAGATTGCAAACAAGCCTGTTAGATATTTTGAGAAGCTCTTTAATCTCAGAGAATCTAATGTAGATCCACAGATATTGGACTGTATACCAGAGTGCATCACAGATGATAATAATAACTATATGATGAGCTGTTCTGAGGAAGAAGAAATCAAGGATGTTGTTTTCAATATGAGCACAGATAGTGCAGCTGGGCCGGATAGATATTCTAGAATATTCTATTATTGTTGCTGGGACATTATTACAAGGGAGGTGGTAGAATTTGTTCAGTTTTTCTTCATTAAAGGAAAACTTACTAAATTCTTCTCAACACTCTTCTGGTTCTTATCCCTAAAGTAG